The Miscanthus floridulus cultivar M001 chromosome 7, ASM1932011v1, whole genome shotgun sequence genome includes a region encoding these proteins:
- the LOC136467025 gene encoding alpha-1,3-arabinosyltransferase XAT2-like, with product MKSVERGKLVRSLRHESRRLRLLVLVIGFFLVTLTFVVVSKPDALLFNLNGRLSVDQAPRSLLIRQRVDADDGRSSDTLASASGDPKVVDDDTAGEEANANANARDVIALSLRFTAGTSEEEERMLSSEPEQRKRAVEATASEILGGEDDEGRKSQQEGHKEHQQQKLTLPTVSNYTIHDATDGTDNGKQEDAEFKLTPDVDQRNGRDRSHQAALDNVEWYKPLCDFSNFRANICEMRGNIRIHPNGSLVIYMEPISSSSKRNEQWKIKPYPRKGDELCLNHITEVTVKSSKVAPECSKYHDVPAVIFALTGYTGNLFHDFTDVLVPLFTTASEFNGEVQFLITDMAIWWTRKYAVVFEKLTKYPLIDFNKDNEVHCFKHAIVGLHAYMEFTIDPLKAPHNYSMVDFNRFMRRTYSLPRDAVTALGEIPKTRPRLLIISRQRTRMFLNLKEIVAMAEEIGYDVVVEEANVNSNVAHFAKVVNSVDVMMGVHGAGLTNCVFLPHSAILIQIVPWGALDGICRIDFGYPAEQMGLRYKHYSIGVHESSLTEQYPLDHEIFRNPLAFHKNGFEFVRQTFMDTQNVRLDCNRFRTILLEALDQLNQ from the exons ATGAAGTCGGTGGAGCGCGGGAAACTGGTGAGGAGCCTTCGGCACGAGTCGCGGCGGCTGCGTCTACTCGTCCTCGTCATCGGTTTCTTCCTCGTCACGCTCACCTTCGTCGTCGTCTCCAAGCCCGACGCCCTCCTCTTCAACT TGAACGGCAGGCTGTCGGTGGACCAGGCGCCGCGCTCGCTCTTGATCCGCCAGCGGGTTGACGCCGACGACGGGAGATCCTCCGACACTCTCGCCTCTGCCTCCGGGGATCCAAAGGTGGTCGACGACGATACCGCCGGCGAGGAAGCCAACGCCAACGCCAACGCCAGAG ATGTCATAGCACTGAGCCTTCGCTTTACGGCAGGGACCAGTGAAGAGGAGGAACGGATGCTCTCTAGTGAGCCCGAGCAGAGGAAAAGGGCAGTGGAAGCCACTGCATCTGAGATTTTAG GTGGGGAAGATGACGAGGGAAGGAAAAGCCAGCAAGAGGGGCACAAAGAGCACCAGCAGCAAAAGTTGACCCTCCCAACTGTTTCGAATTATACCATTCACGATGCCACTGATGGCACCGACAATGGCAAACAGGAAG ATGCAGAATTTAAGCTCACTCCGGATGTTGACCAGAGAAATGGTCGAGACAGATCTCATCAAGCAG CATTGGATAATGTGGAGTGGTACAAACCATTGTGTGATTTCTCAAACTTCAGAGCAAATATCTGTGAGATGAGAGGTAACATCAGAATACATCCGAATGGCAGTTTGGTCATTTACATGGAACCTATAAGTTCAAGTTCAAAGAGAAATGAACAATGGAAAATTAAGCCTTACCCTCGCAAAGGTGATGAATTATGCCTCAATCATATTACAGAGGTGACAGTGAAATCCAGCAAAGTGGCACCTGAGTGTTCCAAGTACCATGACGTGCCTGCTGTGATCTTTGCTCTGACTGGATACACTGGGAATCTATTCCATGACTTCACCGACGTTCTTGTCCCCCTTTTCACGACTGCAAGTGAGTTCAATGGTGAAGTTCAATTCCTAATCACAGACATGGCTATTTGGTGGACAAGGAAGTATGCAGTTGTGTTTGAGAAGTTAACTAAGTACCCCTTGATTGATTTCAACAAAGACAATGAAGTGCATTGCTTCAAGCATGCCATCGTTGGTCTTCATGCTTACATGGAGTTCACAATTGACCCGTTAAAGGCTCCACATAATTACTCAATGGTGGACTTCAACCGGTTCATGCGCAGGACCTACTCGCTGCCTAGGGATGCAGTAACAGCACTTGGTGAGATCCCGAAGACCAGGCCAAGGTTGCTGATTATCTCTAGGCAAAGGACAAGAATGTTCCTCAATCTCAAGGAGATTGTGGCCATGGCTGAGGAGATAGGCTATGACGTGGTGGTTGAAGAGGCCAATGTGAACTCCAATGTCGCTCATTTTGCCAAGGTAGTTAACTCCGTCGATGTGATGATGGGTGTCCATGGTGCTGGGCTCACAAATTGTGTGTTCCTTCCACACAGTGCCATACTAATTCAGATTGTACCTTGGGGTGCCCTAGATGGGATATGCAGGATTGATTTTGGCTACCCAGCAGAACAAATGGGCTTGAGATACAAGCACTACAGCATAGGTGTGCACGAAAGCAGCCTCACGGAGCAATACCCCCTGGATCACGAGATCTTCAGAAACCCACTTGCTTTCCACAAGAATGGATTCGAGTTTGTCAGACAAACCTTCATGGATACACAGAATGTGAGGCTTGATTGCAACCGTTTCAGAACTATACTCTTGGAGGCTCTTGATCAATTGAACCAATGA